Proteins co-encoded in one Flavobacteriaceae bacterium MAR_2009_75 genomic window:
- a CDS encoding DNA polymerase-4 — translation MPNDFPLRKIIHVDMDAFYASVEQLDDPELRGKPIAVGGSSKRGVVAAASYEARKYGVKSAMSSVLAKRNCPELIFVKPRFERYKEISKQIRHIFYDYTDLVEPLSLDEAYLDVTINKKGNPSATLIAKEIRQRIFENTGLNASAGISINKFIAKVASDINKPNGQKTVNPEEVLEFLEKLEIRKFYGVGKVTAEKMYRLGIFTGLDLKTKSIEFLEEQFGKSGNYYYQVVRGIHTSAVKPHRIPKSVGAERTFNENLSSEIFMLQRLEHIAEELERRLKKSRIAGKTITLKIKYSDFTLNTRSKTISYFISDKSLILETAKELLYQEELQNSVRLLGISLSNLNTEKKSTVEKESVSVSVQLRFEL, via the coding sequence ATGCCAAACGATTTTCCGCTACGTAAAATTATTCATGTAGATATGGATGCCTTTTATGCATCGGTAGAACAACTTGACGATCCTGAACTGCGCGGTAAGCCTATCGCCGTTGGTGGAAGTTCTAAACGTGGCGTGGTAGCCGCAGCCAGCTATGAAGCCAGAAAATATGGTGTTAAAAGCGCTATGAGCAGTGTATTGGCCAAACGCAATTGCCCCGAACTCATTTTTGTAAAGCCCCGATTCGAGCGTTATAAAGAAATTTCAAAACAGATACGTCATATCTTTTATGATTATACCGACCTGGTCGAGCCTTTATCATTAGATGAGGCGTACTTAGACGTGACCATCAATAAAAAGGGAAATCCTTCGGCGACCCTTATAGCGAAAGAAATACGTCAACGCATTTTTGAAAACACGGGCCTAAATGCCTCCGCAGGTATTTCAATCAACAAATTTATCGCCAAGGTCGCCAGTGATATCAATAAACCCAATGGTCAAAAGACGGTGAATCCTGAAGAGGTTCTGGAGTTTCTTGAAAAATTGGAAATTAGAAAGTTTTACGGTGTTGGTAAGGTTACCGCAGAAAAAATGTACCGTCTAGGTATTTTTACCGGGCTAGACCTCAAAACCAAATCAATTGAGTTTTTAGAAGAGCAATTCGGTAAAAGCGGTAATTACTATTATCAAGTTGTTAGGGGTATACATACCAGTGCGGTAAAACCGCACCGCATACCTAAGTCAGTAGGTGCAGAGCGAACCTTCAATGAGAACCTCAGCAGCGAAATTTTCATGCTGCAGCGACTTGAACATATTGCCGAAGAATTGGAACGCCGTTTAAAAAAATCAAGGATAGCAGGCAAAACGATTACACTTAAAATAAAATATAGCGACTTTACCCTGAATACTCGAAGTAAAACAATCTCTTACTTTATCTCCGATAAGAGCTTGATACTTGAAACCGCCAAAGAATTATTATATCAAGAAGAACTTCAAAACTCTGTTCGCCTGTTGGGTATTTCGCTATCTAACCTAAATACGGAAAAGAAATCAACGGTCGAAAAAGAATCGGTATCGGTATCGGTACAGTTAAGGTTTGAACTGTAA
- a CDS encoding glycine/D-amino acid oxidase-like deaminating enzyme: MKLRSSEPFWLEKNGIVKSYPSLREPLKTEILIVGGGITGSLIAHQCIDDGYDTVLIDKREIAHGSTSATTSMLQYEIDVPLNELIEKIGEEGAVANYRACADSIDTLGKLSKKIKSVCGFDKKQSLYFAAYKKDVAALKEEFKTRKKYGFPVVWLEPDDIEKKYGLRNTFGGILSDIGGSIDAFRLTHDLLSYNTEKGLRVYDKTNIKNVKYSKYGVKVVLENECKISAKKLIYCTGFESTEIIKDNFVKLLSTYAMVGEQHESDQKKLRNTLFWNTADPYIYMRTTDDGRLLIGGEDEDYVNAEKRNATIGDKAIKLQKYLKKILPDYEFVNDFAWAGTFGETKDGLPYIGAHKNFKSTYFVLGFGGNGITFSIIGMDVISNMLKNKEHPLEKYYRFDR; encoded by the coding sequence ATGAAACTACGTTCGAGTGAGCCATTTTGGTTAGAGAAAAATGGAATCGTCAAGTCTTATCCGTCGCTACGGGAACCCCTTAAGACCGAAATACTAATCGTCGGCGGCGGCATTACCGGAAGCCTGATTGCACATCAGTGTATTGATGACGGCTACGATACCGTTTTGATTGACAAGCGTGAAATCGCCCATGGCAGCACGTCGGCTACCACTTCGATGTTGCAATATGAAATTGATGTGCCTCTCAATGAACTTATTGAAAAAATTGGCGAAGAAGGCGCTGTCGCCAATTACCGCGCATGTGCAGATTCTATCGACACTCTTGGCAAGCTTTCTAAGAAGATAAAATCGGTCTGCGGATTTGATAAAAAACAGTCACTATATTTTGCAGCTTATAAGAAAGATGTTGCCGCTCTTAAAGAGGAGTTCAAAACAAGGAAAAAATACGGGTTTCCTGTCGTATGGTTAGAACCTGACGACATCGAAAAAAAGTATGGACTACGGAATACTTTTGGAGGTATTCTTTCAGATATAGGAGGAAGTATTGATGCATTTCGATTAACACATGATTTGTTATCCTATAATACAGAAAAAGGTCTTCGAGTATATGATAAAACCAATATCAAAAATGTAAAATATAGTAAATACGGTGTAAAGGTGGTACTAGAAAATGAATGCAAAATCAGTGCGAAAAAATTGATTTACTGTACAGGCTTTGAAAGCACTGAAATCATTAAAGACAATTTTGTGAAACTGTTATCGACTTATGCCATGGTGGGTGAACAACACGAATCTGACCAAAAAAAACTGAGGAATACATTATTCTGGAATACCGCAGATCCTTATATTTATATGAGAACAACAGATGATGGTAGATTGCTGATAGGAGGGGAAGACGAAGACTATGTCAACGCTGAAAAAAGAAATGCCACTATAGGTGACAAGGCCATAAAGCTTCAGAAGTATCTCAAGAAAATATTGCCAGATTACGAGTTTGTGAATGATTTTGCCTGGGCAGGTACTTTCGGAGAGACTAAAGACGGATTACCATATATTGGGGCTCACAAAAATTTCAAAAGCACCTATTTCGTTTTGGGGTTTGGTGGAAATGGCATTACCTTCTCTATAATCGGTATGGATGTAATTTCTAACATGTTAAAGAACAAAGAGCATCCTTTGGAAAAATATTATAGGTTCGATAGATAG